CGTTGGAAATGTTACCCTCGAGAAAGCAATAGGGTACGTCCGAAATCAGAAGGCTCACCACGCCAAACACTGGAATCCTCGCCCGAGCCGCAGCGAGGGTCAGCCCGCAGGCTGAGGGTTTACCCCGAGGAGGAGGTCAACCAAAACCTTTATATATTACTAAGTATTACTTTGTAATACAATGGAAACGATCTCTGTACGATTTGAGGAAAATTTCATCGATGACTTGGAAAAGGTTATGAAGGAACATCGATACGCAACAAAAACTGAATTTATTCGTGAGGCCATTCGAGATAAGATAAAGGATTTAGAAAAACAAGAGGCACTTCTTCAATTAGAACGAATGTATGGTGCAGGAGTAAATAAGAGAAAAATGACCCCTAAAGTCTTACGACGTGCACGGGAAGAGGCAGCAAGAGAAATTGCTCAGAAACTAGGTACTCGTTTAGAGTAGGTCTTCTGTTTTTTTTGCCTTTGCTATATCTTTGAGCTTTTCAAAGTCCCAATCTCGTGAAACTAACTGTGCATCATGGTCTCGTGCTAGTACTGCATGAAATACATCTCCAAAAGGAACTCTTCTTTGCTTGGCTAATCGTTTAGCTTCTTCAGCCTGTTCTCTTGTTGGGTAAATTCGTTTTAAGTAACCTAGCTTTGCAAGACTGAACATTTGGTTAAGATCATAGGCCAAAAATCCCAATTTTTTTAGTTCAGCAAGGGTGATGTCAGAATATACAACACCGTTATCGTCAACAATTATCTTCGCTAAAAGTTCCTTTGCAACCTCTCTATGATATCCTCTCTTTGCATAGATGTCAATCCAAATGGAGGTATCAAAATAATACCATTTCATGTCATAGCTGATATTATTTTGTTTTCATAAAGTTAATGGAAAAAAATCCGGAATAATTACGCTCATTAATCTTTCATCTTTTTTTTTGTTCTGAACCTGTTCATAACCTTCTTTTACGTTAACTTCCTCGTTAAATCAAGCCACATACTACACCACAACATACTTTCATCAGTCGCATAGAAAAATCTTCTGAAGGGGTTTCCATCATGATTATATACCTCTAAAAAGTTGTGATGCTTTGTGATTAATTGTTCATACTGGAGCAGGTGCTCTTGTGCTTTTTCTTTGTCGATCTTTGCTAAGATCTGGCAGTACATCATACCGAGCATTGACCAGATACTATTTGCCTGGTAGCCAGAAGCTAGGTAGTTATACCATCGTAATGTTCCTTGGTGCTGTGCCGTGTACTTCAAGGGAACGGGCTGGTCTAATTTTTCTCGTTGGATTGCGTACATACAGCTCGTGAGCATTGTCTTATCTTCGATGATTTCTGCCCAAAACGGAAAGAGCTGTGCATCGCTTGCAACATACAGGTTATCTGAACAATCATCGCGAAAAAAAGAACCTGTCCAATAATACTTCTTGAGAATGCTTACATAATCATACTGCTCGAAAGGATTTACAAATACTTTTTTCTTCAGCAGTTCATTGAGAGCATTAATCTCTTTGCTGAGCATGCCTACCATACACGTATTGTAACAGGAACCTTGTCGTAATGCATGGTCTTTCATGGCAGAAAAGGTTCTGTCTCTTCGTACCAGGCCGGTTGTTGGATCAATAACCTTCTGATAATATCGCTGAATCTCTGCATTGATCAGTGATTGATGAGCCTTCATCAGATCAATATCCTGAAGCACGCGCAGGCATCGCAGGAGATAGGCCAGTGAATCTGGAGCAAACTCAGGAAAATCAAAGGGCTTTCCTCGAGGAGTAATTGCGACGGTTATTCTGTTTGCATGCGTAAATCGAGTTAAGGCATAGCGCAATGTTTTTCTCACTTCTGATGTGTAACCTAACGCATGTAATGCATCAACACACCACCCAAAATCCCGGGTATAAAACTCCTGAAAATGTCCTGTTGCGCTCACTTTAAAATACTGCTGTTGCTCATCCCAACATGCCTCGATAATTTGCTTACAGATGCTCTCTGCAGATCCCTGAAACGAGGTCATTCCTCGCTGAGCAACATCTCTGCTCCGTTGAAACATGCGCCATGCTTCATGGAGATGGATAATTGTTTCCATAGGTTATGCTCTTTTCTTATTACTATAACAATTTTACTATAACATTTATATATTTCCATTCATTCCTCTGGCTATGGCGAAAAGCATTCCCTACAAAATTGCGACGATTGGAAGCCATTCTGCCCTCCAGATCCTGAAAGGGGCAAAAGATGAGGGATTTTCTACCATTGTTATCTGTAAGAAACAGGCAACTAAGGTTTATCGACAATTTCGTGTTGCAGATTCGTTTTTGGAGGTTGATAGCTATACTGATTTCCTCAAGCTTGAAGATCATCTTATCAAAGAAAATGCTATTATCA
The Candidatus Woesearchaeota archaeon genome window above contains:
- a CDS encoding PIN domain-containing protein translates to MKWYYFDTSIWIDIYAKRGYHREVAKELLAKIIVDDNGVVYSDITLAELKKLGFLAYDLNQMFSLAKLGYLKRIYPTREQAEEAKRLAKQRRVPFGDVFHAVLARDHDAQLVSRDWDFEKLKDIAKAKKTEDLL